In Rhinolophus sinicus isolate RSC01 linkage group LG01, ASM3656204v1, whole genome shotgun sequence, the genomic stretch CGGGGAGCTTCCCGGCCCGCGCAGCCTTCAACCCAGCAACGACGCCGTCTGACCCGGAGGCCCCGGGGGACCCGAAGGGGCGCGGGGAGGCCCGAGTACGGGGGCAGGGCGCGGTCGCCGCGGGGCCCGCCGGCCCAAGGCCTAGCCggcacccccaccccgccccacacccccaccccggcccgCAGGCCGCGCCGCTCGCCCTGCTGCGGCCCCGGCTGGACCCGCGTCCGCCCGCCCGCCGTCGCCGCCCGCGGGCGCCCCCGAGGCCCCCAGGTCCCAAGGCCCCGCCACCCCGGTGCCGGCCCCTCTCACCCTTTCATTCTGTCCGGGGCCTGGCGCGGGCCGGCGAATCCCCGGCCTCACGTAAGCGGGCTCGCCGCCCGCCCTGCCTACGCGGCCCAGCCCGCCGCCCTACGGGAGCCCGGGGATGTGGGCCGGGCCTGGGGCCGCCTCTGCTTACCTTtcagctgcttttttttttttctccttccccccTTTTCCCTCGGCTGGGCTGACAGATCAGAGTGAGAGGCGCTGGCAATGGACTAGGAAGCTCGGCTGCCGCTGCTACTGCTCCCCCCTGGGCTCCGGAGAGAGCCTTTCCCTGTCAAGCAAGAGGGGTGaggatcatatttttattttggaaactaaAAAGTGCTCCCAGGGTCTGTGATTATTAAGGGGAAATCCCTGAATATACTCTCCAGCCAAGAAGGCAGGGCTGCCGGGGCTGCACAAGAAGAGGCAGCAGCCTCCTACAGCACCACTACAGGCACTGCGAGGACATAACACCAGAGAGCCGCTCCTCTGCCCTCCGAAACGACAACTTTCCTACCATCttggaggcagaggaaagggggGCGAGGGGGAAAAGTGCACCCGCTCTCGACAAAGTACAAATTTCTACTTCTCGTCTTTGGGAAAAAATCCACACCGGCCGTCTACACCGGCGTCTGGGGGAAAAAGCAGGGAAGAAACTGGGGATGCTTGAGAAACGTTTTCATTTGCACCAGGGAGAAAAATGTTTCTGCATCTTCTGATGGAAAGAAATCTTTACAAGACCCAGGTTTTCCGGtgattattgttttctattttctatttaatttttttcttgttagtgACAGtggtattttagttttttttcaggctcatgatttttttttccattatagaTCTAAGTTCTGTGTCTAGTGGTCAGTTCATAAATTTGTACTTCAAGAGACTTGATAACCACTTTATCTTTGtgtatttatgtctgtttttgtatatatagatatttatgtttccttatatataaaattttgttatatattctcAAAGGTGAGATTGCTGAAAGACAATTGTAAAGGTAtgtcttttgtctccttttctcaatacaatgtaaataaaacCTATTGACTGTGCAGAAAGGCATGATAGAACTGATTATTTTTCACAGTacaaataaagacagagatcagTGGGGGTTAAATACAATTTAAGTATCACTAACCATGTTTCTGGAAATAATCCTAAATTCTGTTATGGTCGGCCCATGAAGAAAGGTTACTGTAGAACTGGAATTAGATTTTAAGTAGAATGGCTTATTAAGAATTCATTATATCCaggcatttaaattttatttttttttaagatttttttaaggtttaGATTTTTGGTGCATTACCCGTGTTGCTGTCCACTTTCTGCTGTGTCACAGAATTGAGAAATGTGGCTTTTTGTTAGAGTTGAAATGTTGTTGGTTCCAAACTTCCAGTGTGCTGCCAGCCTgtataaataacttttaatatattgCAGTGGATgtcatcagtcttttttttttttttttaatgaggaaagcTTAGATAAATGGAATCAAAGTTACACAGTGCTGAGGTAGGACAGAGGTGAGAGGAAGGTGCTGCCCATTTGCAACAATTCCCATGGAACTCTTACTGAAGGGGAATAAATTGCA encodes the following:
- the LOC141571135 gene encoding uncharacterized protein LOC141571135, yielding MRLCHRTVTKQGRKLLHLGAAPETQPPLTDSLLSAPCSFLPAGAVQKKGLETQRSPGRKDGALTPLSGQPGPAAPPGSFPARAAFNPATTPSDPEAPGDPKGRGEARVRGQGAVAAGPAGPRPSRHPHPAPHPHPGPQAAPLALLRPRLDPRPPARRRRPRAPPRPPDQSERRWQWTRKLGCRCYCSPLGSGESLSLSSKRAKKAGLPGLHKKRQQPPTAPLQALRGHNTREPLLCPPKRQLSYHLGGRGKGGEGEKCTRSRQSTNFYFSSLGKNPHRPSTPASGGKSREETGDA